One genomic region from Sphingomonas crocodyli encodes:
- a CDS encoding LysR family transcriptional regulator: MQIRHLEYLVTLEREGHFARAAACCNVSQPTLSSGLSALEEQLGARLIERDRRYIGLTAEGRAVLPWAQAMLAAHANMGAAASVVRGPLKGTLRLGAIPASMPSVGHFAKAMRATHTGVEVDIRSLTSREIEAELAAFRLDAGITYIDHDPPANVMATPLYAERPMLVVARGHHMAQMTSTRFERALEEPLCLLHQGMQNRRILDEQLAARGLTAAPLATADSYVALLALARSGAFVTIMPDSYRTLLPDWAHTLTFEEPSYASRIGLIIPDRLPRSPLSEAAATVARDLDLPFDR; encoded by the coding sequence ATGCAGATCCGGCATCTCGAATATCTCGTCACCCTGGAACGCGAAGGCCATTTCGCGCGGGCGGCGGCGTGCTGCAACGTGTCGCAGCCGACTTTGTCGTCCGGCCTTTCCGCGCTGGAGGAGCAGCTTGGCGCGCGGCTGATCGAGCGCGATCGGCGCTATATCGGGCTGACGGCGGAGGGCCGCGCGGTCCTGCCCTGGGCGCAGGCGATGCTCGCGGCGCACGCCAATATGGGGGCTGCGGCCAGCGTGGTGCGCGGCCCGCTGAAGGGCACGCTGCGGCTAGGCGCGATCCCCGCATCGATGCCCAGCGTCGGCCATTTCGCCAAGGCGATGCGAGCGACACATACAGGCGTCGAGGTCGACATACGCTCGCTCACCTCGCGCGAGATCGAAGCGGAGCTTGCGGCCTTCCGGCTCGATGCCGGGATCACCTATATCGATCATGATCCGCCCGCGAACGTCATGGCCACCCCGCTTTATGCCGAACGCCCGATGCTGGTCGTCGCGCGCGGGCATCATATGGCGCAGATGACGAGCACGCGTTTCGAACGTGCGCTGGAGGAGCCGCTCTGCCTGCTCCATCAGGGCATGCAGAACCGCCGCATCCTCGACGAGCAACTGGCCGCGCGCGGGCTGACCGCCGCGCCGCTCGCGACTGCCGACAGCTACGTCGCTTTGCTCGCACTCGCGCGGTCGGGCGCGTTCGTCACGATCATGCCCGACAGCTACCGCACCCTGCTGCCAGACTGGGCGCACACGCTGACGTTCGAGGAACCGAGCTATGCAAGCCGCATCGGCCTGATCATCCCCGATCGACTTCCGCGATCCCCGCTGAGCGAGGCGGCGGCAACCGTGGCACGTGATCTCGATCTGCCCTTTGATAGATAG
- a CDS encoding NAD(P)H-dependent oxidoreductase subunit E, with translation MIPDDLDTIVGTLADRFAGERGALLPLLHAIQAEVGWVPDAAIPLVARALNLSRAEVHGVVTFYHDFRREPAGRHIVKLCLAEACKARGVGAIETALSDRLGLPIDETSEDGRVSFEAVYCLGLCATGPNALVNDKPVSRLDAHKIDRIVAQVSA, from the coding sequence GTGATACCGGACGATCTCGACACCATCGTCGGCACTCTGGCCGATCGATTTGCAGGCGAACGCGGCGCGTTGCTGCCCTTGCTCCACGCCATTCAGGCGGAGGTGGGCTGGGTGCCCGACGCGGCGATCCCGCTCGTCGCCCGCGCGCTGAACCTCAGCCGCGCCGAGGTGCACGGCGTCGTCACCTTCTACCATGATTTCCGTCGCGAACCGGCGGGTCGCCACATCGTCAAACTGTGCCTCGCCGAAGCCTGCAAGGCGCGTGGGGTCGGTGCGATCGAAACCGCCCTTTCGGATCGCCTTGGCCTGCCGATCGACGAGACGAGCGAGGATGGCCGCGTCTCGTTCGAAGCCGTCTATTGCCTCGGCCTGTGCGCCACCGGCCCCAACGCGCTGGTGAACGACAAACCCGTTTCCCGCCTCGACGCGCACAAGATCGACCGTATCGTCGCGCAGGTGAGCGCATGA